From Quercus lobata isolate SW786 chromosome 1, ValleyOak3.0 Primary Assembly, whole genome shotgun sequence, one genomic window encodes:
- the LOC115992354 gene encoding malate dehydrogenase, cytoplasmic-like, which translates to MNGAKPKRSRRGDGCCEPLPQSIGAKKGLGLGLRLSFLKLRSQSESEDCSEPLSQSQGQIGYAIVPIIARGIMLVPDKFVILHLLDIKQAAESLNGIRMEMTDAAFPLLKGLVATTDVVEACKDVNIAVMLGGYPRKEITLRKDMLSTSVSIYKAQALALEEHDVADCKVTI; encoded by the exons ATGAACGGTGCAAAGCCAAAGAGGAGCAGAAGGGGCGATGGTTGTTGTGAACCTTTGCCACAGTCCATTGGTGCGAAGAAGGGGCTGGGGCTGGGGCTGAGGTTGTCTTTCTTGAAGCTGAGGAGCCAAAGCGAAAGCGAAGATTGTTCTGAACCATTATCACAGTCCCAAG GGCAAATAGGTTATGCCATTGTTCCTATAATTGCAAGGGGAATCATGTTGGTTCCTGATAAATTTGTGATTCTGCACTTGCTTGATATTAAGCAGGCAGCTGAATCCTTAAATGGGATAAGAATGGAAATGACTGATGCTGCCTTTCCTCTTCTGAAAG GGCTGGTTGCTACCACAGACGTTGTTGAAGCGTGTAAAGATGTCAATATTGCCGTTATGCTTGGTGGATACCCACGGAAGGAAATTACGTTAAGGAAGGATATGTTGTCTACAAGTGTGTCTATTTACAAGGCTCAAGCTTTGGCCTTGGAGGAGCATGATGTTGCAGATTGCAAGGTGACCATATAA